One genomic region from Triticum urartu cultivar G1812 unplaced genomic scaffold, Tu2.1 TuUngrouped_contig_7544, whole genome shotgun sequence encodes:
- the LOC125531589 gene encoding protein MAIN-LIKE 2-like: MTVMLEDVSLITGLAIDGMPHCMSTDSDGWCEQMIALIGMAPTEAEADVEEGEEKKKKKERKASGAAFTWIQTHFATCPPYATDDVIQTHARVYMWYVVSRTLFPDSTGKNAPWMWLKALTVFDSKWSWGSATLAYLYRQLDDACCRITDSAGIGGNMLLLSVWSWERLPVGRPKSGKFNPWDEDDELRLWRPTWSYKWEAVSEMTNDVNLMYQKYISELDTITPEQVVWQPYGANDTVG; this comes from the exons ATGACCGTGATGCTCGAGGATGTCTCGTTGATCACCGGTCTTGCTATCGACGGGATGCCTCACTGTATGAGCACTGATTCTGATGGGTGGTGTGAGCAGATGATTGCTCTTATCGGTATGGCTCCTACCGAGGCTGAGGCTGATGTagaggagggagaagagaagaagaagaagaaggaaaggaaagCATCCGGAGCTGCTTTCACGTGGATTCAAACTCACTTTGCGACGTGCCCTCCGTATGCCACTGATGATGTGATCCAGACACATGCTCGTGTCTACATGTGGTATGTTGTGTCGAGGACTTTGTTTCCTGACTCCACTGGCAAGAACGCTCCATGGATGTGGCTGAAGGCGTTGACCGTCTTCGATAGCAAATGGAGCTGGGGTTCAGCGACTCTTGCCTACTTGTACCGACAG CTGGACGATGCGTGTTGCAGGATCACAGATAGTGCAGGCATTGGTGGTAATATGCTTCTACTTTCTGTATGGAGCTGGGAGCGTCTGCCTGTTGGACGCCCGAAGAGCGGCAAGTTTAATCCTTGGGATGAAGATGACGAATTACGGTTATGGCGCCCCACTTGGTCTTACAAGTGGGAAGCTGTATCCGAGATGACGAACGATGTCAATCTCATGTACCAAAAGTATATTTCCGAGTTGGACACGATTACGCCTGAGCAG GTGGTATGGCAGCCATATGGCGCCAATGACACAGTAGGGTGA